GGCCTGCTGTCATCGGTGGTCGATAACGTACCGCTGGTAGCCGGCGCCATGAAAATGTACCCACTGGTCACCCCGGAGGCGCTGGCGCTTGCCGGTGCCGACACCGCCTGGCTGAGCAACTTCCAGGTCAACGGCACCTTCTGGGAAATGCTTGCCTACTGCGCAGGGACTGGCGGCAGCTGCCTGATCATCGGTTCGGCGGCCGGCGTTGCGGCGATGGGCATGGAGAAGATCAACTTTATCTGGTACCTGAAGAAGATCAGCCTGCTGGCCTTCCTCGGCTACATTTCAGGGGCCGCGACCTATATCGCGATTGCCACCCTGAGCTGACCGTCAATCAGGCCGTGCGCCCCGGCGCACGGCATCACGCCAGGTACAACCCATGGAAGTCAGCAAAACCCGCAGCAGCTTCTACCGCCGCCTGTACGTGGCCTGGCTGATCGACAGCGGTACGGCGACCAACGTACCCGCCTTGATGGACGCCACCGGCATGCCCCGGCGTACCGCCCAGGACACCCTGAGCGCCCTGACCGAGCTGGATATCGAGTGCACCTTTGCCCAGCAAAGCGGTGAGCGCAATAACGCCGGGCACTACGAGATTCGTGACTGGGGCGCGATCAATCCGCAGTGGATTGCCGCCAACCTGGCGCAGATAAAAGCCGTACTCGGCTACCCCTGAAGCCACGAGGCCGCCATGCGCAGTTCCTCCCGCCTGCTGCTGGTCATCCTGTTCCTGCTGGGTCTGTTCGTGCTGTTCGAAACCCTGGGCATCCGCGCGCAGTTCAACCTCGATGCCTTGCAGGCGCTGCTTCTGATGCACCCGGTCGTCGGTCTGCTGCTGTTTACCCTGCTATTTGCCCTGGGCAATCTGATCCAGATCCCCGGCTGGGTATTTCTCGCCGCTGCGGTGCTGGCCCTAGGACGGGTGTATGGCGGTGTCGTCACTTATATCGCGGCCTGCGTGTCCTGCACCGTCACCTACATCACCATTCGCTATCTGGGCGGAAACGCCCTGCGTGAGTTGAACAACCCGCTGGCGCAACGCCTGCTAAACGGCCTTGATCGCCATCCGCTGGTCAGCATCATCAGTCTACGCATGTTGTTTCAGACCGTACCGGCGTTGAACTACGCGCTGGCCTTGTCTGGCGTGCGCTTTCGTATCTACCTGCTCGGCACCCTGCTCGGCCTGCCGCTGCCCATTGCCCTGTACTGCGTGTTCTTCGACTACCTGGCCATGCTGCTCAATATTACCCACTAGAGTCGGCATCCAGCGTTTACCTACAGTCGGCAAGCAACCTGCGCCCAGCTGTGGGAAAATCCCGCGCCCACGCCTTAGATCCGTCTGCCATGTCCTTGCCGCCGAAACGCCCCACCCGAAAACCTGCCGCACCGCGCACCGCGCCCAGTAAACCTGAGGCCAACAAGGCCGATGCGAGCAAGGGCCAGCTGCACCCACGCAACAAGCACCAGGGGCGCTATGACTTTCCCGCGCTGATCAAGGCCAGCCCCGAGCTGGCAGCCTTCGTGATCATCAACCCCTATGGCAAGGAAAGCATCGAC
This DNA window, taken from Pseudomonas sp. SG20056, encodes the following:
- a CDS encoding helix-turn-helix domain-containing protein, with protein sequence MEVSKTRSSFYRRLYVAWLIDSGTATNVPALMDATGMPRRTAQDTLSALTELDIECTFAQQSGERNNAGHYEIRDWGAINPQWIAANLAQIKAVLGYP
- a CDS encoding VTT domain-containing protein codes for the protein MRSSSRLLLVILFLLGLFVLFETLGIRAQFNLDALQALLLMHPVVGLLLFTLLFALGNLIQIPGWVFLAAAVLALGRVYGGVVTYIAACVSCTVTYITIRYLGGNALRELNNPLAQRLLNGLDRHPLVSIISLRMLFQTVPALNYALALSGVRFRIYLLGTLLGLPLPIALYCVFFDYLAMLLNITH